GACGCCGCCGGCGTCACCGTCGACACCCCGCACGGCCCCAAGGTCGTGCTCGAGCCCACCACGCTCGAGCTGACCGAGCGCAGGGTCGCCGTGGTCGGCGCGAACGGCTCCGGCAAGTCGACGCTGGCCCGCCTCGTCAACGGTCTCGTGACCGCCACGACGGGGCGGGTCCTCGTGGACGGCGTCGACGTCTCCAAGGATCCGTCCCGCGTACGCCGCCGAGTCGGCTTCGTCTTCACCGACCCCGCAGCCCAGGTGGTGATGCCGACCTGCGTCGAGGACGTCGAGCTCTCGTTGCGTCGGCACGTCAAGGGCGCGTCAGCGCGACGCGCACGGGCGATCGAGGTGCTGGCCGGGTTCGGACTCACCGACCTCGCCGACACCAGCGTCCACGCGCTGTCGGGCGGGCAGCGCCAGATGCTCGCCCTCGCCGGAGTGCTGGCGGTGGAGCCGGCCGTCGTCGTCGCCGACGAGCCCACGACGCTGCTCGACCTCGCCAACACCCACCTGGTCGGTGACGTCCTTCTCGGGCTCGACCAGCAGCTCCTGCTCGTGACCCACGACCTGGAGCTCGCGCG
Above is a genomic segment from Mumia sp. Pv4-285 containing:
- a CDS encoding energy-coupling factor ABC transporter ATP-binding protein, yielding MPTLTFDAAGVTVDTPHGPKVVLEPTTLELTERRVAVVGANGSGKSTLARLVNGLVTATTGRVLVDGVDVSKDPSRVRRRVGFVFTDPAAQVVMPTCVEDVELSLRRHVKGASARRARAIEVLAGFGLTDLADTSVHALSGGQRQMLALAGVLAVEPAVVVADEPTTLLDLANTHLVGDVLLGLDQQLLLVTHDLELARRCDRVLVIEDGRVRYDGAPAAAVDDYVASVAPRFDAPSTGSPGQTGAEGVKSWGEELHRAARRP